A DNA window from Candidatus Protochlamydia naegleriophila contains the following coding sequences:
- a CDS encoding tyrosine-type recombinase/integrase produces the protein MASIFKRKNKDGTTHWRAVIRVKGYPTVCNHFARKQEADDWAIDVERQIKQGQFNFSKHKNQHTFSELVDHFINNGALEHHRSAKDSLRHLNYWRERLGNYALVHLTPERLGKERLLLIETPTNRGEKRSSATVNRYMATLSSVLSYACRQLRWIDDNPCFNLIKLKENPGRDRVLTQEEVQRLMAACRQSRNGYLYCIVLLAFTTGMRQGEILSLTWNQIDFDNKLAHLKETKNGTPRSVPLVEAVIDELR, from the coding sequence ATGGCGTCTATATTTAAACGCAAAAATAAAGACGGGACGACGCATTGGCGCGCTGTCATTCGTGTTAAGGGCTATCCGACTGTCTGCAACCATTTTGCTCGTAAGCAAGAAGCTGACGACTGGGCAATCGATGTAGAAAGACAGATCAAGCAAGGACAGTTCAATTTTAGCAAGCATAAGAATCAGCATACTTTTTCTGAGCTTGTCGATCATTTCATCAACAATGGTGCTCTTGAACATCACCGCTCAGCTAAGGATTCCCTTCGTCATTTAAATTATTGGCGCGAACGCTTAGGCAATTACGCTCTTGTCCACTTGACGCCCGAGCGACTGGGTAAAGAAAGGCTATTGTTAATAGAGACGCCGACTAATAGAGGAGAAAAACGCTCCTCTGCGACCGTCAATCGCTACATGGCGACCTTGTCGTCAGTCTTGAGCTATGCCTGTAGGCAGCTTCGTTGGATTGATGATAACCCCTGTTTTAATTTGATTAAGCTTAAGGAAAACCCTGGAAGAGATCGCGTCTTAACTCAAGAAGAAGTGCAGCGCTTAATGGCGGCTTGTCGTCAAAGCCGCAATGGTTATTTATATTGCATTGTTCTTTTGGCGTTTACAACTGGAATGAGACAAGGCGAAATTTTAAGCCTAACATGGAATCAAATTGATTTTGACAACAAGCTCGCTCATCTCAAAGAAACGAAGAATGGCACGCCACGCAGCGTCCCTCTTGTAGAGGCTGTCATTGATGAATTACGATAA
- the pncA gene encoding bifunctional nicotinamidase/pyrazinamidase — translation MRALLLVDIQNDFVPGGSLAVNHGNEIIPLINELLHYPFDLIIATKDWHPSDHGSFASNYGKKVGEHVNLAGIDQILWPVHCVQGTRGSDLAPGWDHTKIDKIIYKGTDALIDSYSTFFDNGHRKSTGLENYLREKSVKELYIAGLATDYCVKHTVLDAVQLGFNPYVIVDACRGVNLQPHDSQKALQLMQKAGATLVSFADIKDLLADQKRKSL, via the coding sequence ATGAGAGCTCTTCTATTAGTTGATATTCAAAATGATTTCGTTCCAGGTGGATCCTTAGCGGTTAATCATGGCAATGAAATCATTCCTTTAATCAACGAATTGTTGCACTATCCCTTTGATCTCATCATCGCCACTAAAGATTGGCACCCTTCGGACCATGGAAGCTTTGCGAGCAACTATGGTAAGAAGGTGGGGGAACATGTGAATTTAGCAGGAATCGATCAGATCTTATGGCCCGTGCATTGCGTGCAGGGAACGCGCGGATCCGACCTTGCGCCGGGTTGGGATCACACAAAGATCGACAAAATCATTTATAAGGGAACCGACGCACTGATTGATAGCTACAGCACATTTTTTGATAATGGCCATCGCAAGTCGACGGGACTGGAAAATTACTTAAGAGAAAAAAGTGTGAAGGAGCTCTACATCGCAGGCCTTGCCACCGATTACTGCGTCAAGCACACGGTATTGGATGCCGTTCAGCTGGGGTTTAATCCTTATGTGATTGTGGATGCGTGTCGAGGGGTGAATCTTCAACCTCACGATTCTCAGAAGGCTCTTCAGCTGATGCAGAAGGCGGGGGCGACACTGGTATCTTTTGCCGATATAAAAGATTTATTAGCCGATCAAAAGCGTAAATCTCTCTAA
- a CDS encoding SDR family oxidoreductase yields MAKILITGANGFVGKRLIVDLLNQGHQIYALCRIKGTKVFTEDQSNLHYIWGDLRNPETLKEIPIDIDAAYYLVHSMSDIVGNLVDTEKQVVDQFLLGVKHSHIKQIIYLGGIVNDEKKLSPHLKSRLLVEETLKDSGIPYTVLRASIIIGAGSASFEIIRDLCEKLPIMIAPKWVNSLCQPIAIGDVLFYLSRVLLNEKCMNKTFDIGGPEVFTFKGVMLKYSEFRNLKRWIINVPVLTPRLSSYWLVFITSVRYSLCAYLVESMKTSTVVQKDQIKETIPHLCLTFLEALELAFQKISQNEVVSSWMDSWEIRDTNPDIENYIQVPVEGCLKDEKKVIIKDSKVAAIERIWRIGGSNGYWAMNWAWHLRGFFDRMIGGVGLNRGRRHPFELQVGDSIDFWRVIVADKDKGNLILYAGMKLPGEAWLEFYTKQEGEKWFLIQTATFRPKGILGRLYWYALVPFHFFIFQKMANALAGS; encoded by the coding sequence ATGGCAAAGATTTTAATAACCGGAGCAAATGGATTTGTAGGGAAAAGACTTATTGTTGACCTCTTGAATCAAGGGCATCAAATTTACGCTTTGTGCCGCATTAAAGGCACTAAAGTTTTTACTGAAGACCAGTCCAATCTACACTATATTTGGGGAGACTTAAGAAATCCTGAAACTTTAAAAGAAATTCCCATTGATATTGATGCTGCTTATTATCTTGTGCATTCTATGTCGGATATTGTCGGTAATTTAGTCGATACGGAAAAGCAAGTAGTAGACCAATTCCTACTAGGTGTGAAACATTCACACATTAAGCAAATTATTTATCTAGGAGGAATTGTTAATGATGAAAAAAAGCTATCCCCTCATCTCAAATCAAGACTATTAGTGGAAGAAACACTTAAGGACAGCGGGATTCCTTATACAGTTTTACGTGCCAGCATCATTATTGGGGCAGGCAGTGCATCTTTCGAAATTATTAGGGATTTGTGCGAAAAATTACCCATAATGATTGCTCCAAAATGGGTTAACTCCTTATGTCAGCCTATTGCAATAGGGGATGTCCTTTTTTATCTTTCTAGGGTGCTTCTCAATGAAAAATGCATGAATAAGACTTTTGACATTGGTGGTCCTGAAGTTTTTACATTTAAGGGTGTAATGTTGAAGTACTCGGAATTTCGAAATCTTAAAAGATGGATAATAAATGTTCCGGTCCTTACCCCTCGCTTATCCAGTTACTGGTTGGTTTTTATTACGTCGGTTCGCTACTCGCTTTGTGCTTACTTAGTAGAAAGTATGAAAACAAGCACTGTTGTCCAAAAGGATCAAATAAAAGAAACCATTCCTCATCTTTGTTTAACATTCCTTGAAGCCCTGGAATTAGCTTTTCAAAAGATTTCGCAAAATGAAGTTGTTTCAAGTTGGATGGATTCATGGGAAATTCGAGACACTAATCCGGATATTGAAAATTATATTCAGGTTCCAGTTGAAGGCTGTCTAAAAGATGAAAAAAAAGTCATAATCAAGGATTCAAAAGTAGCTGCTATCGAGAGGATTTGGCGAATTGGGGGAAGTAATGGTTACTGGGCTATGAATTGGGCTTGGCATTTGCGGGGGTTTTTTGATCGAATGATTGGAGGCGTAGGCTTAAATAGAGGGAGAAGACATCCTTTTGAATTACAAGTCGGAGATTCGATAGATTTTTGGAGGGTAATTGTTGCTGATAAAGATAAAGGTAATTTAATTCTATATGCTGGTATGAAACTCCCGGGGGAGGCTTGGCTTGAATTTTATACGAAACAAGAAGGTGAGAAGTGGTTTCTTATTCAAACAGCTACTTTTCGCCCTAAAGGTATTTTAGGACGTTTATATTGGTATGCTCTCGTTCCTTTTCATTTCTTTATCTTTCAGAAAATGGCAAACGCTTTAGCAGGCAGTTAA
- a CDS encoding GNAT family N-acetyltransferase: protein MHQVIEHQGNKFFIGLELRTNNEECSLAMPAHKERFFKEKILSKIPNKTSGDILALYTNYEGDYTKPYSWILGCEVSSLEHVPEGLVGKMIPQSKYAVYTTKGEFPQGLIAAWQDIWKSSLPRSYTTDFEVYPSDFDPQHKPEVKVYISIEDALLKSVLQGRFDTFRSGSICSPLPEADFKDTSQNSLYAWGMDYVCGNGVMEKNIDRIPTEEEIDLAIQYFSAKNLPFMWWTSAKTLETRGFQFGGILTGIALDISQGVPSTLPASPNLTIQIVQTESELKVFTDLAADAFAMNPKATEQWLVLNDAVMRQGEQVHFMAYLDGVPVGTATLSVSSSSAGIWNLATLLQQRKHGIGGALVHAALLEAKKRQYAQVMAILMPKGLAWGLFTKLGFQAVCEFPFYIYGVSAEELEK, encoded by the coding sequence GTGCACCAAGTAATAGAGCATCAAGGAAACAAATTTTTTATTGGGCTCGAATTGAGAACTAATAATGAAGAATGCTCTTTGGCTATGCCAGCTCACAAGGAGAGATTCTTTAAAGAGAAGATTCTTTCGAAAATTCCAAACAAAACGAGCGGGGATATCCTCGCGCTTTATACCAACTACGAAGGAGATTATACAAAGCCCTATTCGTGGATTCTTGGATGTGAAGTTTCTAGTTTGGAACACGTGCCTGAAGGGCTTGTAGGAAAAATGATTCCCCAATCAAAATATGCTGTTTACACAACTAAAGGGGAGTTTCCACAAGGGTTAATTGCAGCATGGCAAGATATATGGAAATCGAGCTTACCCAGATCTTACACAACCGATTTTGAAGTGTATCCCAGTGATTTCGATCCCCAACACAAGCCAGAAGTAAAAGTTTACATTTCAATAGAAGATGCTCTTTTAAAATCTGTGCTACAAGGCCGATTTGATACTTTCCGTTCAGGTTCTATTTGCAGTCCATTACCTGAAGCTGATTTTAAAGACACGAGCCAAAATTCTCTCTACGCTTGGGGAATGGATTATGTTTGTGGCAACGGAGTTATGGAAAAAAACATAGACCGCATCCCAACAGAAGAAGAAATTGATCTAGCAATTCAGTATTTTTCTGCCAAAAATCTCCCTTTTATGTGGTGGACGTCTGCAAAAACTTTAGAAACAAGAGGCTTTCAATTTGGTGGCATTCTTACTGGAATTGCGCTTGATATTTCTCAAGGAGTTCCCTCTACGTTACCGGCCTCACCCAACTTGACAATTCAGATTGTACAAACGGAATCTGAGCTTAAAGTGTTTACCGATCTTGCAGCAGACGCCTTTGCGATGAATCCTAAGGCAACTGAACAATGGCTAGTCCTGAATGACGCAGTCATGAGACAAGGCGAACAGGTACATTTTATGGCTTATTTGGATGGGGTTCCGGTCGGAACGGCGACTCTTTCAGTATCTTCGTCGTCAGCTGGAATTTGGAACCTGGCAACCTTGCTGCAGCAGCGAAAGCATGGCATTGGTGGGGCTCTTGTGCATGCAGCACTTCTGGAAGCAAAGAAACGTCAATATGCACAGGTGATGGCTATTTTGATGCCAAAAGGTTTAGCATGGGGACTTTTTACAAAATTAGGCTTTCAAGCAGTTTGTGAATTTCCATTCTATATCTACGGTGTTTCTGCGGAAGAGCTGGAGAAATAA
- a CDS encoding nucleotidyl transferase AbiEii/AbiGii toxin family protein — protein MINEQALKDRLQTIAKEKEIPFNACWKQLLLERFLARLARSSHIDKFIFKGGFLLSYMMKIGRETVDLDFLLTRMNAEVKGLQEVFEDIVSISLNDGFTFSFESIELLSQPHMEYPGYRTLFKASFAKMKDKIHVDIGVGDVVEPENLEIKLFEYRGKLFFEESISLLVYPIETIFAEKLEIVLSKGSRNSRMKDFHDLLLLLRDKGLQTSKKLSENVQKTFENRGTMLKPIQFDESGHLALQRLWTAHLQGFGDVAKELELPESIETVIKKINYFF, from the coding sequence ATGATAAATGAACAAGCCCTCAAAGATAGACTTCAAACCATTGCCAAAGAAAAGGAAATCCCTTTCAACGCTTGCTGGAAACAACTTCTTCTAGAAAGATTTCTAGCAAGACTAGCGAGGTCATCTCACATCGATAAGTTCATATTCAAAGGCGGATTTCTGCTTTCTTACATGATGAAAATAGGCAGGGAAACAGTAGATCTTGATTTTCTTTTAACGCGCATGAATGCCGAGGTAAAAGGGCTTCAAGAAGTTTTCGAAGATATTGTATCGATATCATTAAACGATGGATTCACCTTTTCCTTTGAAAGCATAGAATTACTTTCTCAACCACATATGGAATATCCTGGATATCGCACACTTTTCAAAGCCTCTTTTGCCAAGATGAAAGATAAAATCCATGTGGATATTGGCGTTGGAGATGTGGTAGAACCAGAGAATCTAGAAATTAAGCTTTTTGAATATCGTGGAAAGCTATTTTTTGAGGAATCAATTTCTCTTTTAGTCTATCCTATCGAAACAATTTTTGCAGAAAAACTAGAGATCGTGCTTTCAAAGGGTTCTAGAAATAGCCGTATGAAGGATTTTCATGATTTGCTTTTACTTTTACGTGATAAAGGCTTGCAAACTTCTAAAAAACTATCTGAAAATGTCCAAAAGACATTTGAAAATCGGGGAACAATGCTAAAACCCATACAGTTTGATGAGTCAGGTCATCTAGCTCTCCAACGACTTTGGACTGCGCATCTTCAAGGGTTTGGCGATGTAGCTAAAGAACTTGAGCTACCAGAAAGCATAGAAACTGTTATTAAAAAAATTAATTATTTCTTTTGA
- a CDS encoding DUF167 domain-containing protein has protein sequence MFQQTNQGIVLKVKVIPKASRSQIAGWEGEELKVRLAAVPDKGQANAELVRFLADLLDIGKSHIQLIQGETSRHKRLCLTNISLDQLQKKLPLKLE, from the coding sequence ATGTTTCAACAGACAAATCAAGGCATTGTACTTAAAGTCAAGGTCATCCCCAAGGCCTCACGTTCACAAATTGCTGGGTGGGAAGGCGAAGAATTAAAAGTCCGATTGGCCGCCGTGCCAGATAAAGGGCAGGCGAATGCCGAATTAGTCCGTTTTTTGGCTGATCTGCTAGACATTGGCAAATCTCATATTCAACTCATTCAAGGCGAAACAAGCCGCCATAAGCGGCTCTGTTTGACAAACATTTCACTGGATCAACTCCAAAAGAAGCTCCCGCTTAAGTTGGAGTAG
- a CDS encoding TspO/MBR family protein: MKQKYAKTSLFVFIILCLAVEIGASYWTNLSVSTWYPSLIKPSWTPPGWLFGPIWTILYLMIAISGWLIFTAEYSSRRTIALMFYGTQLTLNLLWSFLFFSLKSPVLGLIDILLLSLLIILTIFSAWSVRRLAAILLIPYLIWVIYATSLNAKIWLLNV, from the coding sequence GTGAAACAAAAATATGCAAAAACTTCATTATTCGTTTTTATTATTCTTTGCCTGGCAGTTGAGATCGGGGCTAGTTACTGGACAAATCTAAGTGTGTCAACGTGGTATCCCTCATTAATTAAGCCTTCATGGACTCCTCCAGGGTGGCTTTTTGGTCCTATTTGGACCATTCTCTATTTGATGATAGCGATTTCTGGCTGGCTGATATTTACAGCAGAATATTCTTCACGGAGGACTATTGCTTTAATGTTTTACGGAACCCAACTTACGCTAAATTTACTCTGGTCATTTCTGTTTTTTTCTTTGAAGAGTCCTGTCCTAGGATTGATAGATATTCTTCTCTTATCTTTATTGATTATTTTAACCATCTTTAGTGCGTGGTCTGTGCGCCGCTTAGCAGCTATCTTGCTAATCCCTTATTTAATTTGGGTTATTTATGCAACATCACTTAATGCTAAAATCTGGCTACTCAATGTTTGA
- a CDS encoding S10 family peptidase, translating to MRTKLGYLLSCLSLWLMPLTGAEEKKAETKVETESKCAVQEVFSETAHEVVVDGKSISYKAIAGTLLLKDDKCDPKASLFFISYTKDGVDDLSQRPVTFCFNGGPGSSSVWLHMGTFGPKRVALTDNGDALPPYHLVDNEFSILDVTDLVFIDPVSTGYSRAIPADTAKDYHGVEEDIKSVAEFIRLYITRYNRWESPKFIAGESYGTTRAAGLAGYLHDQYYVNVNGLVLVSSVLNFQSIDFSVGNDLSYLLFLPSYTATAWYHKKLPADLQNASLDEVLKQARDFVTDDYSTALFKGDLLTSEQRKNMVQKLARFTGLTPDYIERSNLRIDMMRYAKELLRTQRRTVGRFDSRFQGIDIDAVGEYFEYDPSADAIFGAFTATFNHYVRTDLKWEKDTHYKILTNVQPWKYGNGNQYLNVAENLRSVMTKNPYMRVFVANGYYDLATPFFATEYTFNHLGLDPSFPGHVTMTYYDAGHMMYIYRPALIQLKRDLAQYYLKTLESQEEAEKSGDQIRR from the coding sequence ATGCGAACAAAACTAGGCTACTTATTATCCTGTTTAAGTCTCTGGCTTATGCCTTTGACTGGTGCAGAAGAGAAAAAAGCAGAGACGAAAGTCGAGACAGAGTCTAAGTGTGCGGTTCAAGAGGTTTTTTCCGAAACAGCGCATGAGGTTGTGGTTGATGGAAAGTCAATCTCCTATAAAGCCATTGCCGGTACATTGCTTCTAAAAGACGATAAGTGCGATCCCAAAGCCAGTCTATTTTTCATCAGTTATACTAAAGATGGGGTCGATGATTTAAGCCAAAGGCCTGTAACCTTTTGCTTTAATGGGGGGCCTGGCTCTTCCTCTGTTTGGCTTCATATGGGCACCTTTGGACCCAAAAGAGTAGCCTTGACTGATAACGGTGACGCTTTGCCTCCTTATCACCTTGTTGATAATGAATTTTCGATCTTGGATGTGACCGATTTGGTTTTTATCGATCCTGTCTCGACTGGATATAGCCGGGCCATTCCGGCTGATACGGCAAAAGACTACCATGGCGTCGAAGAAGACATAAAATCGGTTGCAGAGTTTATCAGGCTCTATATTACCCGCTACAATCGGTGGGAGTCGCCAAAGTTTATTGCAGGGGAAAGCTATGGCACGACGCGGGCGGCAGGTCTTGCTGGATACTTACACGACCAATATTATGTGAATGTCAATGGCCTTGTTCTGGTCTCTTCGGTACTCAATTTTCAATCCATCGACTTTAGCGTTGGCAATGATCTTTCTTATCTACTCTTTTTGCCAAGTTATACGGCGACAGCCTGGTACCATAAAAAGCTTCCTGCCGATTTGCAGAATGCATCTTTGGATGAAGTGCTCAAGCAGGCACGCGATTTTGTAACCGATGACTATTCGACAGCCCTTTTTAAGGGTGACTTGCTGACTTCGGAGCAGCGCAAAAACATGGTTCAGAAACTGGCGCGCTTTACAGGTTTGACTCCTGATTACATTGAGCGCAGCAACTTGCGCATCGATATGATGCGCTATGCAAAAGAGCTCTTACGCACCCAACGGCGCACCGTTGGTCGTTTTGACAGTCGTTTTCAGGGAATCGATATCGATGCCGTAGGGGAGTATTTTGAGTATGATCCCAGTGCAGATGCCATCTTTGGGGCCTTTACAGCCACTTTTAATCACTATGTTCGGACAGACCTTAAGTGGGAGAAAGACACGCACTACAAAATATTGACGAATGTCCAGCCTTGGAAGTATGGGAATGGGAATCAATATTTAAATGTGGCTGAGAATTTGCGCAGTGTAATGACGAAAAATCCTTACATGCGGGTATTTGTGGCTAATGGATACTATGATTTGGCGACTCCTTTTTTTGCGACGGAGTATACTTTTAATCATTTGGGATTGGATCCTTCTTTTCCGGGTCATGTGACGATGACCTATTATGATGCGGGGCACATGATGTACATTTATCGTCCGGCTTTGATTCAATTGAAGAGAGATCTTGCACAGTACTATCTGAAGACACTTGAGAGTCAGGAAGAGGCGGAAAAGAGCGGCGATCAGATTCGTCGCTAG
- the lepB gene encoding signal peptidase I: MSEKSYSLSKAHQILKTTYDAYKHKGKQLSADRLAFVESRLEALDQAIQRKDREEVNKLASEVEAFGQTHFKKSSWDYIKEVVLAIMVALLIAIVVRQMWFELYEIPTGSMRPTFKEQDHLTVTKTTFGLNIPLETAHFYFNPNLVQRTSVVIWSGDGVPHLDSDSTFMKIFPYTKRYIKRCMGKPGDTLYFYGGKIFGMDKDGNDLVELRNSPHLIKLDHVPFTNFEGRRSYVQDPQTKRVSQALFHHFNQFAGRYRFMHNAINAEVFNGKEWIKDNPIAQRKAHDKIQTYSDLWGIRNTAVARLLTKEQVEKLTPFSVDEMEEGKLYLELRHTPSLAYPQPVLSEYFGAAIMGYSTVIPLQEHHLKALMDSMYTCRFHVQNGKAFSYRLDSDRGPSQISPSFPQVPNGTYEFYYGQALSIGFGGIATALPQDHPLYSHQPSHIQQLFNVGIEMNTQIEPRSRNQPFFPNRYVYFRDGDLYAMGGKLMDKADPYLESFHKREQQREKVSTEQHPYVAFKDYGAPLKETGELDKEFLRTFGFTIPEGHYLMLGDNHAMSQDSRSFGPVPQSNLQGSPSLIIWPPGERWGIPNQKPYPLLTVPRVIVWSIVALIGLLWWLIRNHNRTKPVFKKIDF; the protein is encoded by the coding sequence ATGTCAGAAAAATCCTATTCTCTTTCTAAAGCGCATCAGATTTTGAAAACGACTTATGATGCCTACAAACACAAAGGCAAGCAACTCTCGGCCGATCGATTAGCATTTGTAGAGTCGCGCCTAGAAGCACTTGATCAAGCGATACAACGCAAGGACCGCGAGGAGGTCAATAAGCTAGCCAGTGAAGTAGAAGCGTTCGGGCAAACTCATTTTAAAAAGAGCTCCTGGGACTACATAAAAGAAGTTGTCCTTGCCATTATGGTGGCCTTGTTGATAGCAATTGTTGTGCGTCAAATGTGGTTTGAGCTTTATGAGATTCCAACTGGCTCGATGCGTCCGACCTTCAAAGAGCAGGATCATTTGACTGTTACCAAAACGACCTTTGGCCTCAATATTCCTTTAGAGACTGCCCATTTTTACTTTAATCCAAACCTGGTTCAGCGCACAAGCGTTGTCATCTGGTCTGGAGATGGAGTCCCTCACCTCGATTCGGACTCGACCTTTATGAAAATTTTTCCCTATACCAAACGCTATATCAAGCGCTGCATGGGAAAGCCAGGCGATACGCTCTATTTCTACGGGGGAAAGATTTTCGGGATGGACAAAGATGGCAACGATTTGGTCGAGCTCCGCAACAGCCCCCATTTAATCAAGCTCGATCATGTTCCCTTCACCAATTTTGAAGGACGCCGCTCTTACGTTCAAGATCCTCAAACTAAAAGGGTCTCGCAAGCACTTTTCCATCATTTCAACCAATTTGCAGGCCGCTACCGCTTCATGCACAATGCCATTAATGCAGAAGTATTTAACGGAAAAGAGTGGATTAAAGACAATCCTATAGCGCAAAGAAAAGCGCATGACAAGATCCAGACCTATAGTGACTTATGGGGCATTCGCAATACAGCCGTTGCTCGCCTCCTAACCAAAGAGCAGGTTGAAAAACTGACTCCTTTCTCGGTTGATGAAATGGAAGAGGGAAAGCTCTACTTAGAGCTGCGCCACACACCAAGCTTAGCCTATCCTCAGCCAGTTCTTTCAGAATACTTTGGAGCCGCTATCATGGGCTATTCAACCGTCATTCCTTTACAAGAGCACCATTTGAAAGCCTTGATGGATAGTATGTACACATGCCGTTTTCACGTTCAAAATGGCAAGGCATTCTCTTACCGCCTAGATTCAGACCGCGGACCATCTCAAATAAGCCCCTCATTTCCTCAAGTTCCCAATGGAACTTACGAATTTTACTACGGCCAGGCTCTCAGTATTGGCTTTGGGGGCATCGCGACGGCTCTGCCTCAGGATCATCCGCTTTATAGCCATCAACCGAGCCATATTCAGCAGTTATTCAATGTCGGCATTGAAATGAATACGCAAATTGAGCCCCGAAGCCGCAATCAGCCCTTTTTCCCCAATCGGTATGTCTATTTCCGTGATGGTGATTTGTATGCCATGGGAGGCAAGTTAATGGACAAGGCCGATCCCTATTTGGAAAGTTTCCATAAGCGTGAACAGCAGCGCGAAAAGGTATCGACCGAACAACATCCCTATGTTGCCTTCAAAGATTATGGAGCACCCTTAAAAGAAACTGGCGAACTCGACAAAGAATTCCTGCGTACGTTTGGCTTCACCATTCCAGAGGGACACTATCTCATGCTAGGAGACAACCATGCTATGAGCCAAGATAGCCGCTCTTTTGGACCTGTGCCCCAATCAAATTTGCAGGGCTCCCCTTCTTTGATCATCTGGCCGCCTGGCGAGCGATGGGGCATTCCAAATCAAAAGCCTTACCCTTTACTAACGGTTCCAAGAGTCATTGTATGGAGCATTGTGGCCTTAATTGGTTTGCTTTGGTGGCTCATTCGTAATCACAACAGAACAAAGCCAGTTTTCAAGAAAATTGATTTCTAA
- a CDS encoding nicotinate phosphoribosyltransferase, which translates to MVHSNPSIPHLYDQSLALLTDLYQLTMSYGYWKMGLNKKESVFHLFFRRAPFQGGFTIAAGLEAVVDFLEKFHFDASDLAYLEQLQGADGKPHFPPAFLDYLSTLKFTGQVDAVPEGTAVFPYEPILRIQGPLIECQILETPLLNLINFPTLIATKAARICLAAKDDSVLEFGMRRAQGIDGALTASRAAYIGGCDSTSNVLAGKLFGIPVRGTHSHSWIMVFDDELEAFKSYAEAMPDNCVFLVDTYDTLEGVKKAIEVGVWLKSQGKKMLGIRLDSGDLADLSIKSRELLNQAGFNDAVIVASNELDETIISELKRQGAQINVWGVGTNLVTAKDQPALDGVYKLSAIRDQGQAWKYKLKLSEQMLKVSNPGILQVKRIYSDKENVADVIYDMQMPLKEGSRMVDPLDPTKERQLKRGTHSKDLLVPIFRDGECIYDLPSLQDIRKHTQQELKHFHVGIKRFLNPHVYFVGMEKNLYDMKIQLIKQVRHLASIPATN; encoded by the coding sequence ATGGTTCATTCTAATCCTTCTATTCCTCACCTCTACGATCAGTCGCTTGCTTTGCTGACAGATCTTTATCAACTCACCATGTCTTATGGCTATTGGAAAATGGGTTTAAACAAAAAAGAATCCGTTTTTCACCTGTTTTTTCGCAGAGCTCCTTTCCAGGGAGGCTTTACCATTGCGGCAGGGCTTGAGGCCGTTGTCGACTTTTTGGAGAAATTTCATTTTGATGCATCCGACTTGGCTTATTTAGAGCAATTGCAAGGGGCTGACGGCAAGCCCCATTTTCCGCCTGCTTTTTTAGATTACTTATCGACATTGAAGTTTACCGGGCAGGTGGATGCTGTTCCAGAAGGTACTGCCGTATTCCCCTATGAGCCAATTTTGCGCATTCAGGGTCCATTAATCGAGTGTCAGATCTTAGAAACCCCGCTTCTCAATTTAATCAATTTTCCGACTCTGATCGCGACTAAAGCGGCTAGAATCTGCTTGGCTGCCAAAGATGATTCGGTGCTTGAGTTTGGAATGCGAAGGGCTCAAGGAATCGACGGTGCCTTGACAGCGAGCCGTGCTGCTTATATTGGTGGATGCGATTCAACCTCCAACGTGCTTGCAGGTAAACTCTTCGGAATTCCGGTCAGAGGAACCCATTCGCATAGTTGGATCATGGTATTTGATGATGAATTAGAGGCTTTCAAGTCGTATGCTGAAGCCATGCCAGATAATTGCGTCTTTTTAGTAGATACTTACGATACCCTTGAAGGTGTCAAAAAGGCGATTGAAGTAGGAGTCTGGTTGAAAAGTCAAGGCAAAAAAATGCTTGGTATCCGCTTAGATTCAGGTGATTTGGCCGATTTAAGCATTAAAAGCCGTGAATTGCTCAATCAAGCCGGCTTTAACGACGCTGTGATTGTGGCAAGCAACGAACTGGATGAGACGATCATTAGCGAGCTAAAGAGGCAGGGGGCTCAAATCAATGTGTGGGGCGTTGGAACCAACCTCGTGACGGCGAAAGATCAACCGGCTCTTGACGGGGTTTATAAGCTATCTGCAATTCGCGATCAAGGCCAGGCATGGAAATATAAGCTAAAGCTGTCCGAGCAAATGTTAAAAGTCTCCAATCCGGGTATTTTGCAAGTCAAACGCATTTATTCAGATAAGGAAAATGTGGCTGATGTTATCTACGACATGCAAATGCCTCTTAAAGAGGGGAGCCGCATGGTAGATCCTTTAGATCCAACCAAAGAGCGTCAGCTCAAGAGAGGAACCCATAGTAAGGACTTGCTAGTGCCTATTTTTAGGGACGGCGAATGCATCTACGACCTTCCAAGCTTGCAGGACATAAGGAAGCATACCCAGCAAGAGCTTAAGCATTTCCATGTGGGGATCAAGCGTTTTCTCAATCCTCACGTCTATTTTGTGGGGATGGAAAAGAATCTTTACGACATGAAGATTCAATTGATTAAGCAGGTGCGCCATCTGGCTTCTATTCCTGCGACAAATTAA